The proteins below come from a single Dermacentor albipictus isolate Rhodes 1998 colony chromosome 7, USDA_Dalb.pri_finalv2, whole genome shotgun sequence genomic window:
- the LOC139047379 gene encoding tigger transposable element-derived protein 6-like, with protein sequence MMPSKTLEMKRQRCHGGKHSKKRVTVLLCANADGSDKRPPLVIGKSARPRCFKGNRSLPVKYVANSRSWMTRAIFSEWVASFDCDMRQGRRVCLLLDNCSAHHIIDVELTNVELKYFPPNCTSIIQPLDQGVIRSLKCAYRQRVMQRLLLNVETGHDTKLDLYMALQMMAAAWATTGRPVIANCFTHAGLKLGDPDIDSAEDAADCNGAVQPPADVIASWAALQGAGSVPSSVELDDFIDADVIVIAREELSDEDIIKSVRDDGRQSDDDEVPDLHPPATSRVLDALDVIRNSVAVHDDDVAMQLLSECENRVMMLLGKKGKQSTLLDFWK encoded by the coding sequence ATGATGCCGTCAAAAACCCTCGAAATGAAACGTCAGCGTTGCCACGGTGGGAAACACAGTAAGAAGCGTGTGACCGTGCTGCTGTGCGCCAATGCGGACGGATCCGACAAGCGCCCACCGCTAGTCATTGGGAAGAGTGCGAGGCCCCGTTGCTTTAAAGGTAACAGGAGCCTTCCCGTAAAATATGTCGCCAACAGCCGCTCCTGGATGACGCGGGCCATTTTCTCCGAGTGGGTCGCGTCATTTGACTGCGACATGAGGCAGGGCCGGCGGGTGTGCTTATTGCTGGACAATTGCTCCGCCCATCATATCATTGATGTGGAGCTCACAAATGTGGAGCTGAAGTACTTTCCGCCGAACTGCACTTCGATCATACAACCACTTGACCAAGGTGTCATTAGAAGTCTGAAGTGCGCCTACCGCCAGCGAGTGATGCAGCGTCTCCTATTGAACGTGGAGACCGGTCACGACACGAAGTTAGACCTGTACATGGCGCTGCAGATGATGGCTGCTGCGTGGGCTACCACTGGACGGCCAGTTATCGCGAACTGCTTCACGCACGCTGGCCTCAAGCTCGGAGACCCAGACATCGACTCCGCTGAGGATGCTGCTGACTGCAACGGAGCAGTGCAACCGCCAGCAGACGTAATTGCGTCCTGGGCGGCCCTTCAAGGTGCCGGAAGTGTGCCATCCAGTGTCGAGCTGGACGACTTCATCGACGCTGACGTCATTGTGATCGCCCGTGAAGAATTGAGCGATGAGGACATCATAAAAAGTGTCCGCGACGACGGGCGGCAGTCGGATGACGACGAAGTTCCAGACCTGCATCCACCGGCCACATCTCGCGTACTGGATGCGTTGGATGTCATCAGAAACAGCGTGGCTGTGCATGATGACGACGTCGCGATGCAGCTACTCTCCGAATGCGAAAATCGCGTCATGATGCTCCTAGGAAAAAAAGGGAAGCAGTCCACACTGCTTGACTTCtggaaataa